The following proteins come from a genomic window of Tepidiforma thermophila:
- a CDS encoding redoxin domain-containing protein, with translation MAETATLKVGDEAPDFELPMSPAGEKFRLSDYRGKNAVIINFVPAAFSPVCSNQLPLIEQKRKEFEAQGAIPVVISSDGPWAQAAWKKELGVDFPILSDFNPLGETARKYGVLIEGRGIANRVVIVVDKNGKVAWIQPTEKITDIPDYDPVVACAKG, from the coding sequence GTGGCAGAGACAGCAACCCTGAAGGTCGGGGACGAGGCACCGGACTTTGAGCTGCCGATGAGCCCGGCAGGCGAGAAGTTTCGCCTTTCGGACTACCGGGGCAAGAATGCGGTGATTATCAACTTCGTGCCGGCAGCATTTTCGCCGGTATGCAGCAACCAGCTGCCGCTCATCGAGCAGAAGCGGAAGGAGTTCGAGGCGCAGGGCGCCATTCCTGTGGTGATTTCGAGCGACGGGCCCTGGGCGCAGGCGGCGTGGAAGAAGGAGCTCGGGGTGGACTTCCCGATCCTGAGCGACTTCAACCCGCTGGGCGAGACGGCGCGGAAGTACGGCGTGCTGATCGAGGGGCGCGGGATCGCGAACCGGGTGGTGATCGTGGTGGACAAGAACGGGAAGGTGGCCTGGATTCAGCCGACGGAGAAGATTACGGACATCCCGGACTACGACCCGGTGGTTGCCTGCGCCAAGGGCTGA
- a CDS encoding ABC transporter ATP-binding protein, giving the protein MGVEFDRVSKHFGAVRAVDNLSLAVEDGEFLVLVGPSGCGKTTALRMVAGLETPTAGDIRIDGRSVLGVEPRDRDIAMVFQSYALYPHMSVYDNLAFGMRQRKVSRAEIDARVREVADMLAITPLLQRRPRELSGGQRQRVALGRAIARRPRVFLMDEPLSNLDAQLRLHTRAELSELHRRLQTTVIYVTHDQVEAMTMGTRIAVMRDGVLQQVAEPQRLYDEPANTFVASFIGSPAMNLLRGELRAEGGQLRFEAPAIALTLPPAFAPVPAGPIVLGIRPEGFERRPVPAPGPITGTVVLVEPHGPDLYVTVDASGQSVTARLDPACAVHPGDTIALVPDGRGIHCFDHETGRRLAGAPADRALPVA; this is encoded by the coding sequence ATGGGCGTCGAATTCGACCGCGTCTCCAAGCACTTCGGCGCCGTCCGCGCCGTCGATAACCTCAGCCTGGCCGTCGAAGATGGTGAGTTCCTCGTCCTCGTCGGCCCCTCCGGCTGCGGGAAAACCACCGCCCTCCGGATGGTCGCCGGGCTCGAAACCCCCACCGCCGGTGATATCCGCATCGACGGCCGCTCCGTCCTCGGCGTCGAACCCCGCGACCGCGACATCGCCATGGTCTTCCAGTCGTACGCGCTCTACCCCCACATGAGCGTCTACGACAACCTCGCCTTCGGCATGCGCCAGCGGAAAGTCTCCCGCGCCGAGATCGATGCCCGCGTCCGCGAAGTCGCCGACATGCTCGCCATCACCCCGCTCCTCCAGCGGCGCCCGCGCGAACTCTCCGGTGGGCAGCGGCAGCGCGTCGCCCTCGGCCGCGCCATCGCCCGCCGCCCCCGCGTCTTCCTCATGGACGAGCCCCTCAGTAACCTCGACGCTCAGCTCCGCCTGCACACCCGCGCTGAGCTGAGCGAACTGCACCGCCGCCTCCAGACCACCGTCATCTACGTCACCCACGACCAGGTCGAAGCCATGACCATGGGCACCCGGATCGCCGTCATGCGCGACGGCGTCCTCCAGCAGGTTGCCGAACCCCAGCGCCTCTACGATGAGCCGGCCAACACCTTCGTGGCCAGCTTCATCGGCAGCCCCGCCATGAACCTCCTCCGCGGCGAACTCCGGGCCGAGGGCGGCCAGCTCCGCTTCGAAGCACCGGCCATCGCCCTCACGCTTCCCCCGGCCTTCGCGCCGGTCCCCGCCGGGCCGATCGTGCTCGGCATCCGCCCCGAAGGCTTCGAGCGCCGGCCCGTCCCGGCCCCCGGCCCCATCACCGGGACCGTCGTCCTCGTCGAACCCCACGGCCCCGACCTCTACGTCACCGTCGATGCCTCCGGCCAGTCCGTCACCGCCCGGCTCGACCCGGCGTGCGCCGTCCACCCCGGCGACACCATCGCCCTCGTGCCGGACGGCCGCGGCATCCACTGCTTCGACCACGAGACCGGCCGCCGCCTCGCCGGCGCCCCCGCCGACCGTGCGCTCCCCGTCGCCTGA
- the ffh gene encoding signal recognition particle protein, with protein sequence MFETLTERLQGAFKKFGSRGIVTEEDLDQALREVRMAMLEADVNFRVVREFTQRVREKALGAEVLRSLTPAQQVIDIVHQELVDMLGGEAPKLATASRPPTVIMLVGLQGSGKTTSAAKLANLLKKQRLRPLLAACDIYRPAAVDQLVTLARALDVPIHEEGTSVGPAVIAQNALEKAKRMGATHLIVDTAGRLHIDEDMMNEVAELRRLLQPEEVLFVADAMAGQDAVNAAKEFHERVGTTGLILTKMDGDARGGAALSIRAVTGVPVKFIGVGEKADALEPFYPDRLASRILGMGDLLTLIEKAKETMGEEDTEAFKEKLKKGTFDLQDFIEQLRKVRKMGPLGQLVSMLPGFNRIKMQLQVDEIDDRFFAQAEAIVLSMTPWERRHPEKIDGKRRKRIARGSGTDPAQVNQLLKQFFEARKIAKTLSTGKMPLFR encoded by the coding sequence ATGTTCGAAACACTCACCGAACGGCTCCAGGGCGCCTTCAAGAAGTTCGGCTCACGCGGCATCGTCACCGAAGAAGACCTCGACCAGGCCCTGCGCGAGGTCCGGATGGCCATGCTCGAGGCCGACGTCAACTTCCGCGTCGTCCGCGAATTCACCCAGCGCGTCCGCGAAAAAGCCCTCGGCGCCGAAGTCCTTCGCAGCCTCACCCCTGCCCAGCAGGTCATCGACATCGTCCACCAGGAGCTGGTCGACATGCTCGGCGGCGAGGCGCCGAAGCTCGCCACCGCCTCCCGCCCGCCCACGGTCATCATGCTCGTTGGCCTCCAGGGCTCCGGCAAAACAACGAGCGCGGCCAAGCTGGCCAACCTCCTCAAGAAGCAGCGCCTCCGCCCGCTCCTCGCCGCCTGCGACATTTACCGCCCCGCCGCCGTCGACCAGCTCGTCACCCTGGCCCGCGCACTCGACGTGCCCATCCACGAAGAGGGCACCTCCGTCGGGCCCGCCGTCATCGCCCAGAATGCGCTCGAAAAAGCAAAGCGCATGGGGGCCACCCACCTCATCGTCGACACCGCCGGCCGCCTCCACATCGACGAAGACATGATGAACGAGGTGGCCGAGCTGCGCCGCCTGCTCCAGCCCGAGGAAGTCCTCTTCGTCGCCGACGCCATGGCCGGCCAGGACGCCGTCAATGCCGCCAAAGAGTTCCATGAGCGCGTCGGCACCACAGGGCTCATCCTCACGAAAATGGACGGCGACGCCCGCGGCGGCGCCGCACTCAGCATCCGCGCCGTCACCGGGGTCCCCGTTAAGTTCATCGGCGTCGGCGAAAAAGCCGATGCCCTCGAGCCCTTCTACCCCGACCGCCTCGCCAGCCGCATCCTCGGCATGGGCGACCTCCTCACCCTCATCGAGAAGGCCAAGGAAACCATGGGCGAGGAGGACACCGAGGCCTTCAAAGAAAAGCTCAAGAAGGGCACCTTCGACCTCCAGGACTTCATCGAGCAGCTCCGCAAAGTCCGCAAAATGGGCCCGCTCGGCCAGCTCGTCTCCATGCTGCCCGGCTTCAACCGTATCAAGATGCAGCTCCAGGTCGACGAAATCGACGACCGCTTCTTCGCCCAGGCCGAGGCCATCGTCCTCTCCATGACCCCCTGGGAGCGCCGCCACCCCGAAAAAATCGACGGCAAGCGGCGCAAGCGCATCGCCCGCGGCAGCGGCACCGACCCGGCCCAGGTCAACCAGCTGCTCAAGCAGTTCTTCGAGGCCCGCAAGATCGCCAAAACCCTCAGCACCGGCAAAATGCCCCTCTTCCGCTGA
- a CDS encoding KH domain-containing protein, with protein MPETMTGELVEYLAKVLVDHPEAVSVTEEVHGDRVTVHLTVHEDDYGKVIGKGGRIATSLRTLAKVAAVREDVRVNVEIGH; from the coding sequence ATGCCCGAAACGATGACCGGCGAGCTCGTCGAATACCTCGCCAAAGTCCTCGTCGACCACCCTGAGGCCGTCAGCGTCACCGAAGAGGTCCACGGTGACCGCGTCACCGTTCACCTCACCGTCCACGAGGACGACTACGGCAAGGTCATCGGCAAAGGCGGCCGCATCGCCACCTCCCTCCGCACGCTCGCCAAGGTCGCCGCAGTTCGCGAAGACGTCCGCGTCAACGTGGAGATTGGCCACTGA
- a CDS encoding Zn-dependent alcohol dehydrogenase has protein sequence MNVKAAVLYAPNQPLAIEEIELDEPQAGEVLVKTAVTGVCHSDLHFMEGKWLYPMPVVLGHESAGVVAKVGPGVTNVKEGDRVVVAFVQSCGTCNRCVTGRPNLCENTQALNRMGRVKLKGQPIMQFAGMSAFAEYQLVSANACVHVPEGVPMRAAALVGCSVMTGVGAVTNTVKLQAGQTVAVVGCGGVGLNIIQGAKIAGASRIIAVDLLESKLAAAKEFGATDVVDASKGDAVQQVIAMTNGGVDYAFEAIGLMKTAQQAFEMARRGGQAVIVGMLPLTEQLTIPNAGMAFLGEKGIVGSFYGSTRQTYDMPWLMELYRQKRLKIDELISREYTLDQINEAYDALKKGEVNRSVIVFNGA, from the coding sequence ATGAACGTCAAAGCAGCGGTCCTGTACGCCCCCAACCAGCCCCTCGCCATCGAAGAGATCGAACTCGACGAACCCCAGGCCGGCGAGGTCCTCGTCAAAACCGCCGTCACCGGTGTCTGCCACTCCGACCTCCACTTCATGGAGGGCAAGTGGCTCTATCCCATGCCCGTCGTCCTCGGCCACGAGTCCGCTGGCGTCGTCGCCAAGGTCGGCCCCGGCGTTACCAACGTCAAAGAAGGCGACCGCGTCGTCGTCGCCTTCGTCCAGTCCTGCGGCACCTGCAACCGCTGCGTCACCGGCCGGCCCAACCTCTGCGAAAACACCCAGGCCCTCAACCGCATGGGCCGCGTCAAGCTCAAGGGCCAGCCCATCATGCAGTTCGCCGGCATGTCCGCCTTCGCCGAATACCAGCTCGTCAGCGCCAACGCCTGCGTCCACGTCCCCGAAGGCGTCCCCATGCGCGCCGCCGCCCTTGTCGGCTGCAGCGTCATGACCGGCGTCGGCGCCGTCACCAACACCGTCAAGCTCCAGGCTGGCCAGACCGTCGCCGTCGTCGGCTGCGGCGGCGTCGGCCTCAACATCATCCAGGGCGCTAAGATCGCCGGCGCCTCCCGCATCATCGCCGTCGACCTCCTCGAATCAAAGCTCGCCGCCGCGAAAGAGTTCGGCGCCACCGACGTCGTCGACGCTTCCAAGGGCGACGCCGTCCAGCAGGTCATCGCCATGACCAACGGCGGCGTCGACTATGCCTTCGAAGCCATCGGCCTCATGAAGACCGCCCAGCAGGCCTTCGAAATGGCCCGTCGCGGCGGCCAGGCCGTCATCGTCGGCATGCTCCCCCTCACCGAGCAGCTCACCATCCCGAACGCCGGCATGGCCTTCCTCGGCGAAAAAGGCATCGTCGGCTCCTTCTACGGCTCCACCCGCCAGACCTACGACATGCCCTGGCTCATGGAGCTCTACCGCCAGAAGCGCCTCAAGATCGACGAGCTCATCTCCCGCGAGTACACCCTCGACCAGATCAACGAGGCCTACGACGCCCTCAAGAAGGGCGAAGTCAACCGCTCCGTCATCGTCTTCAACGGCGCCTGA
- the sodN gene encoding superoxide dismutase, Ni — MNLLRFLRPTTIAHAHCDGPCGVYDPAAARIAAEAVLSMEKKIAALGDAQDLATVNTRTRFIAIKEQQAELVKKELDILWHDYFKPEHLEKYPNLHDIIWKAAKAASKCKHESNPANGEALLKAIEEVHNIFWATKNRTDVPFYRANP, encoded by the coding sequence ATGAACCTTCTCCGCTTCCTCCGCCCAACGACCATCGCCCACGCCCACTGCGATGGCCCCTGCGGCGTCTACGACCCGGCCGCGGCCCGTATCGCCGCCGAAGCCGTCCTCTCCATGGAAAAGAAAATCGCAGCCCTCGGCGACGCCCAGGACCTCGCCACCGTCAACACCCGCACCCGCTTCATCGCCATCAAGGAGCAGCAGGCCGAGCTCGTCAAGAAGGAGCTCGACATCCTCTGGCACGACTACTTCAAGCCCGAGCACCTCGAGAAGTACCCCAACCTCCACGACATCATCTGGAAGGCCGCCAAGGCCGCCTCGAAGTGCAAGCACGAATCAAACCCCGCGAACGGTGAAGCCCTCCTGAAGGCTATCGAAGAAGTCCACAACATCTTCTGGGCCACCAAGAACCGCACCGACGTCCCCTTCTACCGCGCCAACCCCTAG
- a CDS encoding carbohydrate ABC transporter permease — MQETIRSHHGTRAAHAAGVQVSSRLSRVAAYVAVIVAVGIIVLPLIWMLTASVKTRQEIYTLPVSWWPETFRWENYRQAWTAVPFERFFINSLVTTSIGSALELVNGVLTAYALVFLPFPKKNLIFLIVIAALMVPFQVTIIPNYVLVADLGWVNTYQGIIIPGAAVAFGAFLMRQQFLSLPREIIEAARIDGAGHLRILWQIVLPMSRPALVTFALISIVAKWNEYLWPLLVTNDANRMTLPVGLTQLQHSEGSSEWGVVMAGAVMVITPVLLVFLWAQRHIVEGLTSGSVKG, encoded by the coding sequence ATGCAGGAGACGATTCGCTCGCATCACGGGACACGGGCGGCTCACGCCGCAGGAGTCCAGGTATCCAGCCGCCTCTCGCGCGTCGCCGCCTACGTCGCGGTCATCGTCGCCGTCGGCATCATCGTCCTCCCGCTCATCTGGATGCTCACCGCCTCGGTCAAGACCAGGCAGGAGATCTACACCCTCCCCGTCTCCTGGTGGCCCGAAACCTTCCGCTGGGAAAACTACCGCCAGGCCTGGACCGCCGTCCCCTTCGAACGCTTCTTCATCAATAGCCTCGTCACGACCTCCATCGGCAGCGCCCTCGAACTCGTCAACGGCGTCCTGACGGCCTACGCCCTCGTCTTCCTCCCCTTCCCGAAGAAGAACCTCATCTTCCTCATCGTCATCGCGGCCCTCATGGTGCCCTTCCAGGTCACCATCATCCCCAACTACGTCCTCGTCGCCGACCTCGGCTGGGTCAATACCTACCAGGGCATCATCATCCCCGGCGCCGCCGTCGCCTTTGGCGCGTTCCTCATGCGCCAGCAGTTTCTTTCCCTGCCGCGCGAAATCATCGAAGCGGCCCGCATCGACGGCGCCGGCCACCTCCGCATCCTCTGGCAAATCGTTCTCCCGATGTCACGCCCCGCGCTCGTCACCTTCGCCCTTATCTCCATCGTGGCGAAGTGGAACGAATACCTCTGGCCGCTCCTCGTCACGAACGACGCCAACCGCATGACCCTGCCTGTCGGGCTCACCCAGCTACAGCACTCCGAAGGGTCCAGCGAGTGGGGCGTTGTCATGGCCGGCGCCGTCATGGTCATCACCCCCGTCCTCCTCGTGTTCCTCTGGGCCCAGCGCCACATCGTCGAAGGCCTCACCTCCGGCTCCGTGAAAGGCTGA
- a CDS encoding 2Fe-2S iron-sulfur cluster-binding protein → MHRVRVEPGGFEFLAPHNETVLDAANAAGYYWPVGCNRNGECTNCAMLVISGLGRLSAMGRFERANLIRQRGPRSIEDPRLRLACQARVLGDVIVEKTGVFPDPFAAKELR, encoded by the coding sequence GTGCACCGCGTCCGTGTCGAGCCCGGCGGCTTCGAATTTCTTGCCCCACATAACGAAACCGTCCTCGATGCCGCCAACGCCGCCGGCTACTACTGGCCCGTCGGCTGCAACCGCAACGGCGAATGCACCAACTGCGCCATGCTCGTCATTTCCGGCCTCGGGCGCCTCTCCGCCATGGGCCGCTTCGAGCGCGCCAACCTCATCCGCCAGCGCGGCCCCCGCTCCATCGAAGACCCCCGCCTCCGTCTCGCCTGCCAGGCCCGCGTCCTCGGCGACGTCATCGTCGAAAAAACCGGCGTCTTCCCCGACCCCTTCGCCGCAAAGGAACTCCGCTAA
- the rpsP gene encoding 30S ribosomal protein S16 → MIRIRLRRTGKKGYPLYRVVVANSPDRRDGRFIETLGSYDPHQDPPRVTINADRAREWLSKGAQPSEAAEKILVRAGVLERKPPVVKKKAARPAASTDSAE, encoded by the coding sequence ATGATTCGCATCCGCCTCCGGCGCACCGGCAAGAAGGGCTACCCGCTCTACCGCGTCGTCGTCGCCAACAGCCCCGACCGCCGCGATGGCCGCTTCATCGAAACCCTCGGGTCCTACGACCCCCACCAGGACCCGCCCCGCGTCACGATCAACGCCGACCGCGCCCGCGAATGGCTGAGCAAGGGCGCCCAGCCCTCCGAAGCAGCCGAGAAGATCCTCGTCCGGGCCGGCGTCCTCGAACGGAAGCCCCCGGTCGTGAAGAAAAAGGCCGCCCGCCCGGCAGCCTCCACTGATTCGGCCGAATAG
- a CDS encoding 4Fe-4S dicluster domain-containing protein, with the protein MPYVITEPCIGVKDASCVDVCPVDCIHTTDDAPQYYINPDQCIDCAACELACPVSAIAHDAALEGDMRRYIEINANFYRS; encoded by the coding sequence ATGCCCTACGTCATCACCGAGCCCTGTATCGGCGTCAAAGATGCCTCCTGCGTCGATGTCTGCCCCGTCGATTGCATCCACACCACCGACGACGCCCCCCAGTACTACATCAACCCCGACCAGTGCATCGACTGCGCCGCCTGCGAACTCGCCTGCCCGGTCAGCGCCATCGCCCACGACGCCGCCCTCGAGGGCGACATGCGCAGGTACATTGAGATCAACGCGAACTTCTACCGTTCCTGA
- the rimM gene encoding ribosome maturation factor RimM (Essential for efficient processing of 16S rRNA), producing MTLPAEPRPGYTAVARVLRPHALRGELRVEVFSPTARNIQRGRPVYLQGVRRIVERARQAGDDWIIKLSGLDTRTQVEHLHGELIEALDSDVLRDDSESYFIYELIGLEVVTASGESLGTLVEVLQPGANDVYVVHGERGEILVPAIGQVVQEIDLAARRVVITPLPGMLDETP from the coding sequence GTGACGCTCCCCGCCGAACCGCGCCCCGGCTACACCGCCGTCGCCCGCGTCCTCAGGCCCCACGCCCTCCGCGGTGAGCTCCGCGTCGAGGTCTTTTCCCCCACCGCCCGGAACATCCAGCGCGGGCGGCCCGTTTACCTCCAGGGCGTTCGCCGCATCGTCGAACGTGCCCGCCAGGCGGGCGATGACTGGATTATCAAGCTCTCCGGCCTCGATACCCGCACCCAGGTCGAACACCTCCACGGAGAGCTCATCGAAGCCCTCGATAGCGACGTCCTCCGCGACGACAGCGAGTCGTACTTCATCTACGAACTGATCGGCCTCGAGGTCGTCACCGCCTCCGGCGAATCGCTCGGCACCCTCGTCGAGGTCCTCCAGCCGGGCGCCAACGATGTCTACGTCGTCCACGGCGAACGCGGCGAAATCCTCGTGCCCGCGATCGGCCAGGTGGTCCAGGAGATCGACCTCGCCGCCCGCCGGGTTGTCATTACACCTTTGCCCGGCATGCTGGACGAAACGCCATAA
- a CDS encoding ABC transporter substrate-binding protein gives MTTISRRTLLGMAGGAAALGLVGCGGDDDDTAEPTATAPGSSGGTAANPTPTPRGIKPASEITYWSVHPANSKAVEEELIKRFQAAYPDIKVKLETAGANYAEVSQKFNAGLAARQIPDVVMLSDVWWFKYFLAGTIEPLDALIAEAKIDLSDYQDTLVKDYQYDGKQWGMPFARSTPLFYYNKEKWAAAGLPDRGPKTWDEFDEWAKTLQAMAKPGEFAFTHVKGDSYIAWTFQGIIWQFGGRYSDDKFKMLMDSPEGIEAGNYVRSQVFNLKYANVTAKDVNADFLAGTTYSMLSSTGGLAGVLRDAKFPVGTAFLPEKKQFGCPTGGAGLCIPKAISDEKKLAAMLFIGFITNPENTAYYSQNVGYMPVRKSAVNGPIMQEFFAKYPQFKTAVDQLPKTRPQDPARVYVPGGDAIIGKGLERMVLNNEDAKNVWPDVKKELEKIVDTEIRPKIKI, from the coding sequence ATGACCACGATCTCCAGGCGCACCCTCCTGGGCATGGCCGGCGGCGCAGCCGCCCTCGGCCTTGTCGGCTGCGGCGGCGACGACGACGATACCGCCGAACCGACCGCGACAGCCCCCGGCTCCTCCGGCGGAACCGCCGCCAACCCCACCCCGACCCCCCGCGGCATCAAACCCGCCTCCGAAATCACCTACTGGAGCGTCCACCCGGCCAACTCGAAAGCCGTCGAAGAGGAGCTCATCAAGCGCTTCCAGGCCGCCTACCCCGACATCAAGGTCAAGCTCGAAACCGCTGGCGCCAACTACGCCGAAGTCTCCCAGAAGTTCAACGCCGGCCTCGCCGCCCGGCAGATCCCCGACGTCGTCATGCTCTCCGACGTCTGGTGGTTCAAGTACTTCCTCGCCGGCACCATCGAGCCGCTCGACGCCCTCATCGCCGAAGCCAAAATCGACCTCAGCGATTACCAGGACACCCTCGTTAAGGACTACCAGTACGACGGCAAGCAGTGGGGCATGCCCTTCGCCCGCAGCACCCCGCTCTTCTACTACAACAAAGAAAAGTGGGCGGCCGCCGGCCTTCCGGACCGCGGCCCCAAGACCTGGGACGAGTTCGACGAGTGGGCAAAGACCCTCCAGGCCATGGCCAAGCCCGGCGAGTTCGCCTTCACCCACGTCAAGGGCGACAGCTACATCGCCTGGACCTTTCAGGGCATCATCTGGCAGTTCGGCGGCCGCTACTCCGACGACAAATTCAAGATGCTGATGGACTCCCCTGAAGGGATCGAAGCCGGCAACTACGTCCGCAGCCAGGTCTTCAACCTCAAGTACGCCAACGTCACCGCGAAGGACGTCAACGCCGACTTCCTCGCCGGCACCACCTACTCCATGCTCTCCTCCACCGGCGGCCTCGCCGGCGTCCTCCGCGATGCCAAATTCCCCGTCGGCACCGCCTTCCTCCCCGAAAAAAAGCAGTTCGGCTGCCCCACCGGCGGCGCTGGCCTCTGCATCCCGAAGGCCATCTCCGACGAAAAGAAACTCGCCGCCATGCTCTTCATCGGCTTCATCACCAACCCCGAAAACACGGCCTACTACTCGCAGAACGTCGGCTACATGCCCGTCCGGAAGAGCGCCGTAAACGGCCCCATCATGCAGGAATTCTTCGCGAAATACCCCCAGTTCAAGACCGCGGTCGACCAGCTCCCCAAAACCCGCCCCCAGGACCCGGCCCGCGTCTATGTCCCCGGCGGCGATGCCATCATCGGCAAGGGCCTCGAACGCATGGTCCTGAACAATGAAGACGCGAAGAACGTCTGGCCCGACGTCAAGAAGGAACTCGAGAAGATCGTCGACACCGAAATCCGCCCCAAGATCAAGATCTAA